TAGCTGTGTGTTCACAAATGTCGGGACAAAATTATCCATTTACAAAGGTATTGAATAGTTTTTTGGGGTAATAGGATGCCCGCAaagttaagttatttttttgaaataaacgaAACAACTTCAATGGTGACTTTATGTCTTTTCTCTTAGTTTTTCGATAAAAGGATCGACATGTcatataactatatataaatGGATAGCATACGGGAACAAAACATCACCATAAAGTAATAGGTatttaattaaagatatatatatatatatatatatatatatatatatatatatatatcatcaaaTCCCATAAAAGTTTTATTTGATAAAGGACTTAATGTTATAAAGCAAATAAagtaaagagaagaaaagaaaaaattataattaatattgtcacgccccgggaggataccctagacgtggccggcactcgaaagccatttctggccttcaagcgaaccacctgatccagtcacactttcattcaatcacattctatcagcgaaaGACTCTATTATGGGACTACTAAccataatatagggccaaagtccaaacaactatcaaatcaataatcagctagaataaaactaatCAAAACGAACAAATCatcattcccacactctagtctatgaagcctctatcaacaatctaggaggtgcccatgacaagcgcatggctaccaacaatcaaaataaaggaacaaaacaaagctataaagaaAATCTCgatatcctccggaaactaggaggactcaccaactgactGGAAGTAAGGGGATCTTCAActgtgcgccggttgatgatcttgaGTACCTGTCTATGcataatgaaatgatgcaggccaaatgacgtcagtacatggaatatacgagtatataaaatggccgaatggaacaacatcagaaagaatcaaaccaattcggaatctcaactcagaaagaagaacaactcaatcaagtgtcctaagtctaaacaagaatatagtttagacgggaccaatcatatataattcatcccaatccgactcagagtactatcaatacctatatgggagtttctcttacccgacaaccatcacttatgagccagtgaaagtataACAAACCGACATTATTGCCGCgtctgttcatactttgccagagtatgaacgaatcaaccaatcatggatccaatccaaccaagtcctataatatcaggacaataattttggggaagcatccgactttaacggttcaatccccttctacgtttggcgacgtagttattggattcgagttattacttactcttacccaattcggtgctcgatactcctcccaagactcaatgctcataaaactccatccaatcaactcagtcaaatcatatcgacaagtctcatttacaaccttgtcaactcatcaactctatcacaatcaaacctctcccaatcatactatccgatcaatcccaatcatatctttcaagagtagattaaacatgtatttataacaacatacaaacctatccaatcgtgcctttattcatttaacaaattttttgggactcatcacaactccaaggttttaaatcaacaatgcaagataagcaacatatttaagaaaattaacattctttatcataatcaaaatAGTTAAGAAAGTTAACAATATATGTTCGACCtttcatctcaatcaactcataccaacatgtatcacatcactttcttgactccacaacatcaacataataaaaattaggttaatagatgaaaaggacctatttggacctaactctatcaataaacctCATCCTTATGAataatcaatctcaaagaagatgtaggccacatgggtggactcaacccatgctttgagtagccttacataccttggtgaagactttgaagaaattttgatgttgggtcttcaatgggaagcttgaattcttgaagttcttgaaggcaatccttgttggaaaaggatttgaaggagaagagaggggatttccagggcttttagagagagagagaggaactgaaaaatgatccaaaaatgtccaaggctaatgtatatataaattaagtaatgcccaatttgccctttcttcgaaaatatggaaaaagggctaaaacactcctggaccgatagtggcgcgtcgcgccactgcggcgccaagtcgaatataggtttaaaacctgcacatctgatagtggcgcgtcgcgccaaggaccaaactactgaggctgttttatggcgctatagtggcgcgtcgcgcccttacagcgccaagcctatattatCTGGGTtatggaaaataggcttaaaaaccctgcacatctcgtagtggcgcaccgcgccaaggaccaaactactgaggcttgttcctagcgcgatagtggcgcatcgtgccactacggcgccaagcccaggtttccagcagttaccacccaggcctgaaattcctgcagtactagtccgtcttgggatagttataacttttgactccgaactccaaaaattacaattttgGCAGcgatggaaagaagactcgaagacctttaatttaatagatcatgggccacccagatcgtcatatttcaaaagatatgatcgatagaagtcgaccccttatacgaactcattataaaacttagccaagatgggttctttggacttagcttgatTTTAGGGAtccttaactcatgcatacacttcacgataatcgagttcgaccctacacgtatgcaagaagggtccgaatcttagcgAGAAGTTTTgggggggtgttacaaatatGGAGGAAGAAGTCTCTCTCACCATATGCACCTTTAGCtgacatatatacacaaatatcAACACAAGTTAAAACATTCaagttttatttcataaaggaCGTAATGTTATAAAGCAAGTAAAgtaaagagaagaagagaaagttaAAACATTCACTatccaaatcaaataaattatataaaagtcgaCTAAAACATATCAAATGCATAATAAAATTTGACTCATATCAATAACCCAATTGTGCATGGTTCCATTTAGGCCCATGGACATAGGTAAAACATCTAGTCTAGTAATATAACATACTTAAAAGTAAGGGGAAAACTAGATGAACATTTCTAGCATATTTACTAATTCTTCCAATAATTTGAAATAGCTATATATTGTCTCACTAAtaagtataattttatattagatACACCTAAATACATATTTGCTATCAGACACATGTACTCCAAAATACAAATACATAGAAAGAGAGACAAGTAAAATAGGAGAGAGGTGAGCAAGAGAGTCAGTGTATTCCCAATACATGAGTATTATACTTATATCTGAAATAATAGGTACATTTTGAAATATAGATACATagagagagaggcgagcgagagaggGAGAAAGGCAAGCAAGATAGGAGAAAGTCGAGCAAGAGAGTAGtgtatcccagatacatgcgaatctaCATGGATATAGTGTATCTGGAATAAATTACACCTATATTTTACCCGATGTATATCTGAACGTGTTAGATAGATATATATTATACCAAAATTTGTCTAGAATGATAATTTCTAAAATTCACTAAAAGGCTCATAATTAGATCATAAATTAGTGGGATTTGTGTTGTTCCTAATGGTATAAATCACTTTTTCTTGTGCTATGACTTAGCTTGATTTTAGGGAtccttaactcatgcatacacttcacgataatcgagttcgaccctacacgtatgcaagaagggtccgaatcttagcgAGAAGTTTTgggggggtgttacaaatatGGAGGAAGAAGTCTCTCTCACCATATGCACCTTTAGCtgacatatatacacaaatatcAACACAAGTTAAAACATTCaagttttatttcataaaggaCGTAATGTTATAAAGCAAGTAAAgtaaagagaagaagagaaagttaAAACATTCACTatccaaatcaaataaattatataaaagtcgaCTAAAACATATCAAATGCATAATAAAATTTGACTCATATCAATAACCCAATTGTGCATGGTTCCATTTAGGCCCATGGACATAGGTAAAACATCTAGTCTAGTAATATAACATACTTAAAAGTAAGGGGAAAACTAGATGAACATTTCTAGCATATTTACTAATTCTTCCAATAATTTGAAATAGCTATATATTGTCTCACTAAtaagtataattttatattagatACACCTAAATACATATTTGCTATCAGACACATGTACTCCAAAATACAAATACATAGAAAGAGAGACAAGTAAAATAGGAGAGAGGTGAGCAAGAGAGTCAGTGTATTCCCAATACATGAGTATTATACTTATATCTGAAATAATAGGTACATTTTGAAATATAGATACATagagagagaggcgagcgagagaggGAGAAAGGCAAGCAAGATAGGAGAAAGTCGAGCAAGAGAGTAGtgtatcccagatacatgcgaatctaCATGGATATAGTGTATCTGGAATAAATTACACCTATATTTTACCCGATGTATATCTGAACGTGTTAGATAGATATATATTATACCAAAATTTGTCTAGAATGATAATTTCTAAAATTCACTAAAAGGCTCATAATTAGATCATAAATTAGTGGGATTTGTGTTGTTCCTAACGGTATAAATCACTTTTTCTTGTGCTATGAGTTGCTTATAATTTACTAATGTGTGTCATTAGTTGCTTTTGATTTATGCCTtctttggagaaaaaaaaaactcaaatattattgttgataaATGTAAGAACATTTTAGTAAACATTTCCGTTATAGTATATAATATTGAACGATACAATAATCATAAAAAGCACCAAAAAATATCACCCATTAATTTACAACAACCAATAGTACAACAAGATCAACATTTGGGggtacaatacatcatcatccTAGTACAACACAATACATTACGAgacaatgacatagaatgaaaattttaggAGAGCAACATAAACTAATGAATCGATCTTTTTTTCGTTATATTTAGGAGAGAAATTGacgaaattttatttaattaagcCCCGAGACTTTTGACTTAGATGCGTCAACGCGCGGTTAGCAGCAGCACTCAATGTTGCTAAAACCTTTCCTCTTCGTTCAATTTCAGGATCAACAACCTTAGCATCCTTTAAACTTGTTTCACATCGACCGACAGCATCACCGACATTATGTAAATCATAATCATCTGTATCATCTTTATAACCTTTGTTTTTCCTCGTTCTTTGTAGAATCATCTCGAAATTAGGACCCATATCGAGCCATTCCTTTTCACAAGAGGTGTACGCAGGATTtgccatttttttctttaatacgTAGTCGtgtgttgtttttgtttgagCTATGATTGCTTTTATGATTGCCAATCCCAGGTCCAAATCTTTCCTTGCTGCTGCTATGATTTCCTTATCGGCTTTAAGGAGGTCAAGGCATTCCTTATCTTTTTCGCAAGCTACCTGTAAGGCATCTTCCTTCGCGTTGATGCTACGTGAGGAGAAGAAACAGAGGACTAACGAAATGAGTAAAAAGAGAACCGGGAGTTTCTGCAAAGAagccatttttaaaaaaagttgaaaaaagcTTCTTTGGCTTTTATTTATTGCGTGAGTTTGGTTTGGgagaattttatgttattttataggTGATTTTGAGTAGCAAATTGAAATATGTATCAAGAGAAATTTAGTGGTGAGGCATTAATTTTTGGGGCTCTTTTTTGCATGGTTCTCCATAATGTTAAGGACTAGAGATAAGGAGAAAACACATAGGGCCAAAATTGGTTTGTGTTACTTATATCCCTACTCATATACCACTATTTATCTAATTGATCCAAACCGCACAAAACGGTTTAACTCCTCATTTGTTTGTATTTAATGAATatcttaattttaattatataaattttgatcattaaattcgtttattttcaagatttgaattttAATCATCTAGATCTTAATTATTAAGTatgtttattttcatcattttactACCACTTAATGGATCCGAATAAGTCTGAATGATTAAGTTTTATAACAAAGTATCAATACCATCAAGAAGTTTATTTGAGAATTTGTATAAAGATGGTAGTTCATCGCTGCTCCATCTACTTTGACCCACCAACCAAAACCACCATTTCAGCCACAACACCACTGTCAAACACCACCATCTACCATCCACAACCACCATCCTAAGCCCAACGACAACCAACACTTTTGTCATTCACCAAAATCAAGTGTCATCACTATTAGCCATCATATGCAATCATCACCACCATCCATTATTACATCTACTAATCATTATCGATTGTTACCACCATTAATCAACATTATATATCGCTAACCAACATTAGCTATCAGTATCATTGCACTACTAATTATCAGCCTCAACCATCAACAACCACGGTTAACCACTACtgtcaaccataataccataaAATACTACCTACAACCATCATCATCAGTAAATATCATTTCAAATCGACACACACAATCACCATTGTTAGTCATCACCACCATCAGTTGCCATATAAAAGATTGAAATAttgtattaatataatattagatTCGTTTAGTTTAGTATTTTAttagaattttatatttattattttttaaacaaagaTAAATTTTGTACATTCAGATATTGAGAAAACAAATTGTCTTAACTATTTAATATTCAGATCTTAATACAACAtcttaatatttaaatatgtattCAAATTCAAACCTCTAAATTTTAAtgcacatcttaatattcagatatatatttaaattctgACTACTTAatcttaattaaaaaaacaagtGAGGCCTAAGAAAGCGCAAGAGCACACATATAGCCAAAATAGGTATCATTATTTAAGCTATAATTATAGTGTATAAACATTTACAAGTTTAATCATTTCGAAAATaactaatattaaaataaatccGCATACAAACTGAAATTTCGTTTGATCGATCCTAAACTTCAAATCTGTTTATTTAAAAATTCTCTTGGCCTGGCAATCCAAAACgtcaaacatttattttttattaactcCTAGCATTTATGACTGAATTCCAAACATAAAATGTCCGAAGTTCAAATATTTATTCCTAACTTCAGAAGCCTATGTATTTTGTGCGAAATTATTCTATGACATCCTAATTTAGAATAAGAATCTCACATCAACAAATCATAGTAGAGATATtgaaatatagttttaatacatatttcagaaaataatttataaaccatatataatataaattttattaatgaatagtatatttattttaatacatttataatacattgtgtcaattttcTCACCAAACGaacatattatattttaaaacacttataatatatttatattgcatgtataatttacttttaatacaagtgtaaacttataaggggtcgtttggtagagtgtattaaAATAATGTTAACTAGAGTGCATTAGTAATGCTTTCATTAATTATACATAGAATATTTCTTATGTATTGTTTGATTtagtgtatttaaaaataacatacattgtataaaaatatcatcaataattaTGATGAAAAAGATGTAAAATAGGTTTTGAGGGGTAATGGGATCTTTAACCATAATAATGCAAGCATTAAATccccttgcattactaatacctagaaATCCATGGTATTACTAATATAAGCCTTAATACACAATAGAGTATATAACTAACATGCCATGAAAAAAGTGTACCAAACAAAGTATTACTAATACACCTAATTAATGCATGCATCATTTTTGTTAAcacactctaccaaacgacccctaataGTATTGCTataaaagataataaataaaaaatatctttaaagccagtaattatttataaaaaaataattatccaaataataaatgatatgGACTGTGAATATCCATCACTAGTGTCCTTGCAGATTTAAATTTTGGGCCTCATGATTCTTTTCACTCACCTACTCAGTTGTAAATTTAAGCTTATTCACATTCAGTATTTATATCAAAACATATTAATTTATGAATGAAAAGTTAGGGGGGAATGTATATAATAtgttttgtttcaatttatgtgacattctttcattttaatttattcttaaaagaATGTCATCTTTTTATagttagaaataatttaactttaaaactcCTCTTTTACttctaataatataatttatagccacacaaatatctaaaatttattttagaccacaagtttcaaaaatctttttttattttatatttttttatgtcaaatcaaatattaccgcataaattgaaacaaaataaataagtaactATGACATAATAGAGATTACTCTAAAATCTAAAAGAGAATAGGTATCTTTCCTTAGTACTTGGTGGAGCACAAAAAAAAAGTACGTCCTCTTCA
This Solanum dulcamara chromosome 1, daSolDulc1.2, whole genome shotgun sequence DNA region includes the following protein-coding sequences:
- the LOC129889406 gene encoding uncharacterized protein LOC129889406; translation: MASLQKLPVLFLLISLVLCFFSSRSINAKEDALQVACEKDKECLDLLKADKEIIAAARKDLDLGLAIIKAIIAQTKTTHDYVLKKKMANPAYTSCEKEWLDMGPNFEMILQRTRKNKGYKDDTDDYDLHNVGDAVGRCETSLKDAKVVDPEIERRGKVLATLSAAANRALTHLSQKSRGLIK